A section of the Pseudophryne corroboree isolate aPseCor3 chromosome 11, aPseCor3.hap2, whole genome shotgun sequence genome encodes:
- the SMIM38 gene encoding small integral membrane protein 38, with protein MESGILVFLMVIIILSRFILWSCLSTYIDYKLSKRFPKRPKEE; from the coding sequence ATGGAGTCAGGAATCTTGGTATTTTTAATGGTAATAATTATCCTATCAAGGTTTATTTTATGGTCCTGTCTCAGCACTTACATAGACTATAAACTTTCTAAAAGATTCCCCAAAAGACCAAAGGAAGAATGA